A region from the Spirochaeta thermophila DSM 6192 genome encodes:
- a CDS encoding class I SAM-dependent methyltransferase, whose translation MSDRATARTRRRYDRFARFYDRVEAWVEERLFAPWRRETLSQVSGKVLEIGVGTGKNLPYYPEGVELVGIDLSPKMLERAKARAEKLSREVTLLEMDAQELSFPPATFDFVVGTFVLCSIPDPVRALREAVRVLKPGGRLIFLEHVLSRHPLIAFWEHLHNPLTRSLFGFNVNRDTRGNILKAGLALERDEILGLVDVFRRFVCALP comes from the coding sequence ATGTCGGATAGGGCTACCGCGCGTACGCGACGCAGGTACGACAGGTTCGCCCGGTTCTACGACAGGGTGGAGGCGTGGGTGGAGGAACGGCTCTTCGCCCCCTGGCGGCGCGAGACCCTCTCACAGGTCTCGGGGAAGGTGCTGGAGATAGGGGTGGGCACGGGAAAGAACCTCCCCTACTATCCCGAGGGGGTGGAGCTCGTGGGGATCGATCTCAGCCCGAAGATGCTCGAACGCGCAAAGGCCCGTGCCGAAAAACTGTCCCGTGAGGTCACCCTGCTCGAGATGGACGCACAGGAGCTCTCGTTTCCCCCTGCTACCTTCGATTTTGTGGTGGGGACGTTCGTCCTCTGTTCCATCCCGGACCCGGTGAGGGCCCTGAGAGAGGCTGTCCGGGTGCTCAAGCCAGGGGGGAGGCTCATCTTCCTCGAGCATGTGCTCAGCAGACACCCCCTCATCGCATTCTGGGAGCACCTCCACAATCCTCTCACGAGGAGCCTCTTTGGATTCAACGTGAACAGGGATACCAGGGGCAACATCCTGAAGGCAGGACTCGCGCTCGAGAGAGACGAGATCCTCGGCCTTGTTGATGTCTTCAGACGCTTTGTGTGCGCTCTCCCTTGA
- a CDS encoding methyltransferase domain-containing protein — protein MTTVKKSMARLFSISLTVLMTEVLYTRVFSFFFAPNYVYVIVSLAISGLGIGAYLSFKAHALVEHVKAWTSLAWPLLLGLFLLLSYLFQSAPLLLAVALLQFILLGSASARIYRLAPGRYGLLYAADLLGAGVGALGATASMEALGIMTSVGLLPILGAIGLLETRRPPVLLAGGILGIGLLALSTVLPPPGLHDRVKSMSVFLTERGYQLEATRWKSFGRVDVLKAPDGSRAMFIDGNSGTLMVRYPERMGEHSALETMRKVNPGVTWPLSVLPDLEKDHALVIGSGGGVDVTSLLSLGFSRVTAVEMNPLFIAFTKEYSAFNGALYTSHPQVRLVQDEARHFLLTSDEKYDVIVISMALINSLRGMHTIAMAEDYLFTKEAFDTYLRRLKPGGFLLIVGHNAVELMRILVTSLESLRQHAGSVEAAMQQVAVLSLGGHHPILLIRQGRLTREETLSLERLVHVFSPQGAPPGLSYLPDRSMTHPVVTPEGKTLLVPMYTPGLQHLAHGHVALRQLVEASPSRIDPVTDDRPFLYYFDQGVRPEMLIPLLLGVALLVRFSWRLPAGRGTGFAPFPLIGLSFLVVEMFFIQRVGFLFGQGSLVLSLILTGILFSTGLGSLLTRTWRCRTRILTGSLGTLTGLLAIIVLDDLLFGAVRGTLTTVLVSLLTIAQFGFMGMLFPALLDRVGSRLAPEAIALNSAGSMIAGGVGLLFAVQWGFSSLLFLAAGGYLGAALFGLSSKDLRKDAS, from the coding sequence ATGACAACTGTGAAGAAGTCCATGGCACGTCTTTTCTCGATAAGCCTTACCGTCCTCATGACCGAAGTACTCTACACGCGTGTATTCTCCTTCTTCTTTGCCCCCAACTATGTCTACGTGATCGTGTCTCTCGCCATCTCAGGACTGGGTATCGGCGCCTATCTCTCCTTCAAGGCGCACGCGCTGGTGGAACACGTAAAGGCATGGACCAGTCTCGCATGGCCCCTTCTCCTGGGATTGTTCCTCCTCCTCTCCTATCTCTTCCAGTCGGCCCCTCTCCTCCTCGCAGTGGCTCTCCTCCAGTTCATCCTCTTAGGCTCGGCGTCCGCCAGGATCTATCGTCTCGCTCCCGGTCGCTACGGCCTCCTCTATGCAGCCGACCTGCTAGGTGCGGGGGTTGGGGCACTCGGAGCTACTGCCTCCATGGAAGCCCTGGGGATCATGACAAGTGTGGGACTCCTCCCCATCCTGGGGGCGATAGGCCTCCTCGAGACCCGGCGTCCACCCGTTCTCCTCGCAGGAGGGATCCTGGGTATCGGACTCCTCGCCCTGTCCACAGTACTCCCCCCACCCGGGCTCCACGACAGGGTAAAGTCTATGAGTGTCTTCCTCACGGAGCGCGGCTACCAGCTCGAGGCGACGAGGTGGAAGTCCTTCGGAAGGGTGGATGTCCTCAAGGCACCGGATGGGAGCAGGGCCATGTTCATAGACGGCAACTCGGGGACCCTCATGGTGAGGTATCCAGAACGTATGGGAGAGCACTCGGCCCTGGAGACCATGAGAAAGGTGAATCCCGGGGTGACGTGGCCCCTTTCCGTACTCCCAGATCTAGAGAAGGATCATGCCCTCGTGATAGGGAGCGGAGGGGGCGTGGATGTGACCTCACTTCTCTCCCTCGGATTCTCCCGCGTGACCGCGGTGGAGATGAATCCTCTCTTCATCGCATTCACAAAGGAGTACAGCGCGTTCAACGGGGCTCTCTACACCTCTCATCCCCAGGTGAGACTCGTTCAGGATGAGGCACGTCATTTTCTTCTCACGTCTGACGAGAAGTACGACGTGATCGTGATCTCCATGGCCCTCATCAATTCACTCAGGGGAATGCACACCATCGCGATGGCAGAAGACTATCTCTTCACAAAGGAGGCCTTCGACACCTACCTGCGGCGCCTGAAGCCGGGTGGGTTCCTCCTCATCGTGGGACACAACGCGGTAGAGCTCATGAGGATACTCGTCACCTCCCTTGAGTCCCTGAGACAACACGCGGGAAGCGTGGAAGCTGCGATGCAACAGGTAGCGGTGCTCTCCCTTGGTGGTCATCACCCTATCCTTCTCATCAGACAGGGAAGGCTCACCAGAGAAGAGACACTGAGCCTGGAGCGGCTCGTCCATGTATTCTCCCCCCAGGGGGCGCCTCCAGGATTGAGCTACCTGCCCGACCGCTCCATGACGCACCCCGTCGTCACCCCTGAGGGGAAGACGCTCCTCGTGCCCATGTACACCCCCGGGCTCCAGCACCTCGCTCACGGCCACGTAGCCCTGAGGCAGTTGGTGGAGGCCTCTCCCTCCAGGATCGATCCGGTCACCGACGACCGTCCCTTTCTCTACTATTTCGATCAAGGTGTTCGACCTGAAATGCTCATACCTCTTCTCCTGGGAGTGGCCCTCCTCGTCCGCTTCTCGTGGAGGCTCCCTGCGGGGCGCGGGACAGGTTTTGCGCCATTCCCCCTCATTGGCCTCTCCTTCCTCGTAGTGGAGATGTTCTTCATACAGCGCGTGGGATTCCTCTTCGGCCAGGGTTCCCTCGTCCTCTCGCTCATCCTCACAGGAATCCTCTTCTCCACCGGGTTGGGAAGCCTCCTCACAAGGACATGGAGATGCCGCACGCGGATCCTCACAGGCAGCCTGGGGACCCTCACAGGTCTTCTCGCCATCATCGTCCTCGACGATCTTCTCTTTGGAGCTGTCCGGGGCACACTCACCACCGTGCTGGTCTCCCTCCTCACCATAGCCCAGTTCGGCTTCATGGGGATGCTCTTCCCCGCCTTGCTCGACCGTGTAGGATCACGCCTCGCGCCTGAGGCCATCGCCCTCAACAGTGCGGGGAGCATGATCGCAGGGGGGGTAGGCCTCCTGTTCGCAGTACAGTGGGGATTCAGCTCCCTTCTCTTCCTCGCCGCCGGGGGATACCTGGGTGCAGCGCTTTTTGGGTTATCAAGTAAGGATTTGAGAAAAGATGCTTCATGA
- a CDS encoding SHOCT domain-containing protein, which produces MKRWLLIGVVLFSPLLGMAADEEGHEGLSVEAVLQEIMASQGVERIQDVDPDRVAPELLEELGDAVMEEAHPGEAHEIMDAMMGGEGSESLAVIHRAMGYRYLVALVNGREDVWGWGMMGPGMMGAGMGPWMMYGWAGGQPGTFWYRYGGIIMMIFGFLILAGIIAALIVLVQQNRGIFRSLGGQEDPLSVLKARLARGEITEEEYERLKSRILSS; this is translated from the coding sequence ATGAAACGATGGCTTTTGATAGGGGTGGTGCTCTTCTCCCCCCTTCTGGGGATGGCGGCCGATGAGGAGGGGCACGAGGGCCTCAGTGTGGAGGCGGTGCTCCAGGAGATCATGGCCTCCCAGGGGGTAGAGCGGATTCAGGACGTGGATCCCGACAGGGTGGCGCCTGAGCTCCTCGAGGAGCTGGGCGATGCGGTGATGGAAGAGGCACACCCCGGCGAGGCGCACGAGATCATGGATGCCATGATGGGGGGCGAGGGTTCGGAGAGCCTCGCCGTCATCCACAGGGCCATGGGCTACCGCTACCTGGTGGCACTGGTGAACGGCAGGGAGGATGTCTGGGGCTGGGGCATGATGGGCCCTGGCATGATGGGGGCCGGTATGGGCCCCTGGATGATGTACGGATGGGCCGGGGGCCAGCCCGGCACCTTCTGGTACAGATACGGAGGTATCATCATGATGATCTTTGGATTTCTCATCCTTGCGGGCATTATCGCCGCACTCATCGTGCTCGTCCAGCAGAATCGGGGTATCTTCCGATCGCTGGGAGGGCAGGAGGATCCTCTCTCGGTGCTCAAGGCTCGTCTCGCGAGGGGCGAGATCACCGAGGAGGAGTACGAACGTCTGAAGAGCCGCATCCTCTCCTCCTAA
- a CDS encoding copper-translocating P-type ATPase → MIRDFRRRFFVSLLLTLPILALSPLIQEVFGFSFDLPVQEYLLWALSSLVFFYGGWPFLVGGRDEIQRRQPGMMTLIALAISVAYVYSTAVVFGLSGKFFFWELATLIDVMLLGHWIEMASVLGASRALEKLAQLLPDTAHKVEGEEVVDVRTSELAAGDLVLVKAGEKIPADGEVVKGTSYVNESMLTGESVPVKKGPGDGVIGGSVNGDGVLTVRITGTGEDSYLQKVIHLVEEAQRTKSKTQRLADRAAQWLTFIAIGAGSLTFVLWMVFTGDLAAAIERMVTVMVITCPHALGLAVPLVVAVSTSLSARNGLLIRNRTAFENARKISTVVFDKTGTLTEGRFGVAGAAAFVGSEEELLTLAASLERNSEHPVARGIVEEAEKRGLAPLPVEDFSVRKGEGVEGVVNGRRIALLSRRALEEGGYTVPETEGSHIGTLVYVVEEGKVRGAVVLADRIRPESREAVRTLQKKGIRCWMLTGDNRKVAEAVAKELGLDGVFAEVLPHEKQEKVKELQAKGEFVAMTGDGINDAPALAQADVGIAIGSGTDIAAETADIILVHDSPADVAALIEFGRATYRKMVQNLLWATGYNVVAIPLAAGVLYPLTGLLLSPAVGAALMSLSTVIVAVNASFLRVRR, encoded by the coding sequence ATGATCCGCGACTTCAGGAGGAGGTTCTTCGTCTCGCTTCTCCTCACCCTTCCCATACTGGCCCTCTCGCCCCTCATTCAGGAGGTCTTCGGTTTCTCTTTCGACCTTCCCGTTCAGGAGTACCTCCTGTGGGCCCTCTCGAGCCTTGTCTTCTTCTACGGCGGGTGGCCCTTCCTTGTAGGGGGACGAGACGAGATTCAGCGCAGACAACCCGGGATGATGACCCTCATCGCCCTCGCCATCTCGGTGGCCTATGTGTACAGCACCGCGGTGGTCTTTGGGCTTTCCGGAAAGTTCTTTTTCTGGGAGCTCGCCACCCTCATCGACGTGATGCTCCTGGGCCATTGGATCGAGATGGCCTCCGTACTCGGGGCCTCACGTGCGCTGGAGAAGCTCGCCCAACTCCTGCCTGACACCGCCCACAAGGTGGAGGGGGAGGAGGTGGTGGACGTGCGTACCTCCGAGCTTGCCGCTGGTGATCTGGTACTCGTGAAGGCGGGGGAGAAGATCCCTGCGGATGGTGAAGTGGTGAAGGGGACCAGCTATGTGAACGAGTCCATGCTCACAGGGGAGTCCGTGCCGGTGAAGAAGGGACCTGGGGATGGGGTGATAGGTGGTTCGGTGAACGGAGATGGCGTGCTCACGGTGCGCATCACCGGTACGGGCGAGGACTCCTATCTCCAAAAGGTGATCCACCTCGTCGAAGAGGCGCAGCGGACCAAGTCGAAGACCCAGCGGCTCGCCGATAGGGCGGCGCAGTGGCTCACCTTCATCGCCATAGGGGCGGGATCCCTCACCTTTGTGCTCTGGATGGTCTTCACAGGGGATCTCGCTGCTGCCATCGAGCGGATGGTCACGGTGATGGTCATCACCTGCCCCCACGCCCTGGGGCTCGCCGTACCCCTGGTGGTGGCGGTCTCTACTTCACTTTCGGCCCGCAACGGGCTTCTCATACGGAACCGCACGGCATTTGAGAACGCGAGGAAGATCTCCACCGTGGTCTTCGACAAGACCGGCACCCTCACCGAGGGGAGGTTCGGTGTGGCAGGGGCGGCGGCCTTTGTGGGATCCGAAGAGGAGCTGCTCACCCTGGCGGCCTCGCTCGAGCGCAATTCCGAGCACCCGGTGGCGCGGGGGATAGTGGAGGAGGCCGAGAAGAGGGGCCTTGCGCCTCTCCCTGTGGAGGACTTCTCCGTGAGGAAGGGCGAGGGGGTTGAGGGCGTGGTGAACGGGAGGAGGATCGCCCTCCTCAGCCGTCGCGCCCTCGAGGAGGGGGGGTACACGGTTCCCGAGACCGAGGGTTCCCACATAGGCACGCTGGTCTACGTGGTGGAGGAGGGGAAGGTGCGAGGGGCCGTTGTGCTCGCCGACAGGATACGGCCGGAGTCTCGTGAGGCGGTACGCACACTCCAGAAGAAGGGGATACGGTGCTGGATGCTCACCGGCGACAACAGAAAGGTGGCGGAGGCGGTGGCGAAGGAACTGGGTCTCGATGGGGTGTTCGCCGAGGTCCTTCCCCATGAGAAGCAGGAGAAGGTGAAGGAACTCCAGGCCAAGGGCGAGTTCGTCGCCATGACCGGAGACGGGATCAACGACGCCCCGGCGCTCGCCCAAGCGGATGTGGGGATCGCGATCGGTTCCGGCACGGACATAGCTGCAGAGACTGCCGATATCATCCTGGTACACGACAGCCCGGCGGACGTGGCGGCCCTCATAGAGTTCGGACGGGCCACCTATCGGAAGATGGTGCAGAACCTCCTCTGGGCAACAGGCTACAACGTGGTGGCGATTCCCCTTGCTGCAGGGGTCCTGTATCCTCTCACCGGCCTCCTCCTCTCACCTGCCGTGGGGGCGGCCCTCATGTCGCTGAGTACGGTGATCGTGGCCGTCAATGCGAGCTTCCTCAGGGTGAGGCGTTGA
- a CDS encoding DUF302 domain-containing protein, with the protein MDTPYAMKKTVASGVHEACEAVKEALSREGFGILCEIDVQATLRAKLGKEVEPYVILGACNPPLAHEALSLEEDIGLMLPCNVVVYRKEGHTVVAAIRPTRAMEVVGNPRLLEVASQVEEKLARVIEHVG; encoded by the coding sequence ATGGATACTCCCTATGCCATGAAGAAGACGGTTGCGAGTGGGGTCCACGAGGCCTGTGAGGCGGTGAAGGAGGCCCTCTCCCGCGAAGGGTTCGGCATCCTCTGTGAGATCGACGTGCAGGCCACGCTCAGGGCCAAGCTCGGAAAAGAGGTGGAGCCCTACGTGATTCTCGGGGCGTGCAACCCGCCTCTCGCCCACGAGGCCCTCTCGCTGGAAGAGGACATCGGGCTCATGCTCCCCTGCAATGTGGTGGTGTATCGAAAGGAAGGTCACACCGTGGTGGCGGCCATACGGCCCACCAGGGCCATGGAGGTAGTGGGGAACCCACGCCTCCTCGAGGTGGCATCCCAGGTGGAGGAGAAGCTCGCGCGGGTGATCGAGCATGTCGGATAG
- a CDS encoding cation transporter: MAGLFSSLKEGLRRWIDSLARENTRTFGTAGTLDCCNLPGKQPGSSSAAKKRRLPTEEAAVPAGEYDEYLQAYQSITTGGSGMATTIRLMIEGMTCDHCVMSVKSALVKQEGVKDAKVRIGSAEVEVEGQVDPQALVKAVEEAGYTAKIAS, translated from the coding sequence ATGGCAGGACTTTTTTCGTCACTCAAAGAGGGCCTACGGCGCTGGATCGACTCCCTCGCGAGGGAGAATACCCGGACCTTCGGGACTGCCGGTACCCTGGACTGCTGCAACCTCCCCGGCAAGCAGCCGGGCTCCTCTTCTGCGGCAAAGAAGAGGAGGCTCCCTACGGAGGAGGCGGCAGTCCCTGCAGGTGAGTACGACGAGTACCTGCAGGCATACCAATCCATTACCACGGGAGGTTCCGGGATGGCGACGACCATACGCCTCATGATCGAAGGCATGACGTGTGACCACTGCGTCATGTCGGTGAAGAGTGCCCTCGTGAAGCAGGAGGGCGTGAAGGATGCGAAGGTAAGGATAGGAAGTGCAGAGGTGGAGGTAGAGGGGCAGGTGGATCCACAGGCCCTGGTGAAGGCGGTGGAAGAGGCGGGTTACACGGCGAAGATCGCCTCGTGA
- a CDS encoding cytochrome b5 domain-containing protein has protein sequence MRRVPIVLILFGLVILSGGALLTALGAREGAEPSPRPEAASPSPADLPFYTMEEVARRAEAGECWMVIHGKVYDLTEFVARHPGGKAILEGCGTDATELFETRPMGSGTPHSERARALLETYLVGYLKEEETR, from the coding sequence ATGAGACGGGTACCGATAGTGCTCATCCTCTTTGGACTTGTCATCCTCTCCGGAGGGGCCCTACTCACGGCCCTCGGCGCAAGAGAGGGTGCGGAGCCGAGCCCCCGGCCCGAGGCGGCCTCCCCCTCGCCGGCAGACCTTCCCTTTTACACCATGGAGGAGGTGGCCCGGCGCGCCGAGGCCGGTGAGTGCTGGATGGTGATCCACGGCAAGGTCTACGACCTCACCGAGTTCGTGGCCCGGCATCCGGGAGGCAAGGCCATACTCGAAGGCTGCGGCACGGATGCCACCGAGCTCTTCGAGACCAGACCCATGGGCTCGGGCACGCCCCACTCCGAGAGGGCGCGGGCCCTCCTGGAGACCTACCTGGTAGGCTACCTCAAGGAAGAGGAGACGCGCTGA